From the Thermosynechococcus sp. genome, the window GACCGGGACTGTGGGGCTGCAAAATGACCTCCTGAATGTGTCCCCAGCGCCGATGGCACTCAGCTATTGTCGTGAGAGTTGCGGCCCAATCTGCAGGGGTCTCACCAATCCCCAAGAGCAATCCCGTGGTAAAGGGAATACCCAGCTCCCCGGCCTGTTCCAGTTGGTGTAAACGAATTTGCGGATCCTTACTGGGGGCATGGCGATGCACGGTGTCCAACAACTTAGGGGTCAACTGCTCCAGCATCAGCCCCATCGAGACATTTACCCCTTTGAGATAAGCCATTTCGGTGCGACTGAGGGGACCCGCATTGGTATGGGGCAAAAATCCCTGATCCAAGGCTAAGGCTGCCAGATCGTAGAGACGCCCTAACCATTGGGAACGCTGGGGACTGTTGGGGGCGACTTCGCCGCTGAGAATGAGAATCTCTCGCACCTGCCGCGAAGACAGTGCCCTTAGCTGCTCTGCGGCTGTTTCTAAACTCAACCAGCCACTGGTGCCGAGGTCCTGCCGAAAATTGCAGTAAGTGCAACGATTAAAGCACTCGTAGGTAGGCACCAGGGTAAAGGCGGGACTGTAGGTGATTCTGCGATGCTTGGAACACTCTGACATGCTTGATGCCCTCCTGCTCCAATTGCAGCCTGTAGTCCTCATTCTGTATAGCGGGCGATCGCGAACACGTAGAGGGCATGGCCTGCCAACAATGCTAACCACCCCAGCGTTACGGTTGGCATGAAAGGCACCGCCGTGGGTTGTACCTGATGCCAAAACCAGCCCCCAGAGTTAACGGCAGCAAAAAGGGCAACATGAACGGCAAAATTCATGCGATCGTCCAAGCGGCGATAGCTCGGATCACGACGATCGGGCTGACGGGGCCAACGGGGAGGCATATAGAGCGTACCTAAATTACTTCCAGCTCATCCGGGTGTAAATGGGCAATGAACTTGGGACTAAACTGCACCTGAATTGGGTAGTTGGGACTAATGGGACGGCCTTGCCAGTCGCTGAGAATAGCGCAAATTTCCCCCTCCATTCCTTGAATATCAAAGGGTTTATTGCGGTGATTGGGATGGTGATAGATAATGGTGGGAGTTTTGACACGTACTCGCAGACCTACGCTTAGGGCTGGTTGCTCCATAACGCTCATTCGTTGTCTGTTCTCCTCGACTGGCAGGGGTTTTCTTTCTATCGTCGCATACGGAATGACAAGGGCGATCGCCCCCTAGCAATTGAAAATCAATTGTTACCATTACCCACCCCCCTCTGTCAGTTGGCAGAGGAGATCAGCGGATGAGCGAAGGAGTGGCCATTGGCGCTCATGGTTGTTAGGGGCATCAGGAGCAGCGAGCGCACTTGATGACGTTTTTCAGGGCTGAGGTATTCCTGCTGCAGACAGCGCCAAGTTTGCCACTGGCGTGTTTGTTCAAGGGCAATCATTTCGGCGAGGCAAGGAGAGGCTTGGCGCAGATTGAGTCCGAGTTGGGTACGGAAAAAGTCATCAAGGACCACGCCATCGTGAAGTGTCCCTAGGAGTTCTTGCAACTGAGCAAAGGCAGCCACCTGCTCGCTGAAGGCGTCTCCATAGACACTGCTAAAGAGTTCCATTTGGTAGCGGACCCGCTTGGTTTGCTTGCGCAGATCATGGAGAACGTCACCCGCCGTTTGCAGCCACTGGGGCGGGTTACTGACTGCCAAGAAGAGGGGGCGATCGCCCTGCCATTCAATGGCCACTTGCCACCCGGGATGCAGCAGGAGTTGACACACCAAGGGCAATAGGATATCTGGGGCAATCAGTTCTGTGGGTAAGTCGGCAATTTCACGATATTGAGGGGCAGCTAGCCATTCCTCTAGCCCCTGTTGCAACTTGCGATAGCGATCGCTGCGCAGCAATTGAAGCGCTTTTTGCAGCAGTTCTGCCCGTTGCTTTTCGAGCTTTTTAATGAGCTTGGCCAGTTGTTGTTGCTCACAGCGGGGCAGGTGAGGGTAATACTGCTCCTTGAGCGCCAGCATCATCACATCCAAATCCCGTACGGGACTGAGGCTGCCGGCGATCGCCCGTACCCGCTGAATGGAAACTCCCTTGGGCAACCGTACCGTATTACAAAACACCTCCAGAGCCGTTCGCAGGCGGCGCAGCCCCACGCGCATCTGATGAATCGCCTCAACATCGCGATCGCGAATCACCCCTGGCTCATGTTTGCTAATTTTGCGGTAGTACTTTTCAAAAGCAGCGTATGCAACATGCCCTAGGGTTTCCATAGGACTCCCTCTTTGCTCAACGCCCAAAGGCATACCATCATCAAACTAACGTTTATTAGCCAAGGTTAGTTTTTTCTTAATCTTAACTTAACTCTATTCTAAAGTTGTGGCTGAATCACTCCTCGACAACAAAAAACCCCGCTCAACTGGAACGGGGAGTGAGTGACGTCATTCAGTAACAGCCAAATCAAAAAATTGGCAATCTTAGGCAGCTGCCAAGTTCTTAGCAACAAAATCCCAGTTCACCAGTTGGTTCAGGAAATTATCAATGAAGTCGGGACGACGGTTTTGGTAGTCGAGATAGTAGGCGTGCTCCCACACATCAATCGTCAGTAGGGGCACTTGACCGTGAACCAAGGGGTTTTCGGCATTGGGAGTTTTAGTTACTTTCAGTGTGCCAGCTTCGAGCACCAGCCATGCCCAGCCACTGCCAAATTGGGTTGCTGCCGCATTTTTGAACTGGGACTTGAATTCGTCGTAGCTACCAAAAGCACTGTTGATTCGAGCAGCCACATCACCCGTAGGCGCACCACCACCACCCGGCTTGAGGCTATTCCAGAAGAAGGTGTGATTCCACACTTGGGCGGCATTGTTGAAGATGCCCACCTTGGCAGCATCGCCATAGGTCATGCGAATGACATCTTCAAGGGATTTGTCAGCGAGTTCGGTATCTTGAGTCAGTTTATTGAGGTTATCCACGTAGCCCTTGTGGTGTTTGCCATAGTGAAATTCAAGGGTTTTCGCAGACATTCCATAGGGCTCAAGGGCACCCGGATCAAAGGGAAGGGGTTCTTGTACAAATGCCATAGTGTTCAATACCTCTCTAAAGGTGATGCAAGTTTAGGCTACTAGAGATCAGTCATCGCCAAAAGGCACCTAGCAGCAGTGCCCATCGCCTAATTAACAATTCGCAATAATTATATCATCCGTCTTTCCCCTTCGGAAAAGGGCTGTGCCGCCGCATGATATGTTCAGAGGGGTTTTGGGTCTTGCGCTCTATGGTTGGTTCTGTCCTGCGCCTAGATCAAGTTTTAATTCCTGAGGATGCCCCAATTCGCTTTGGTACCGATGGTTGGCGCGGCATCATTGGGGCTGAGTTTACCTTTAACCGTCTGCTGCGGGCAGCCAAGGCAGCGGCGGCAGTCCTCTATCAGACCTACGGCGATGGCAGGACGCCGCGGATCATTGTCGGCTACGACCGCCGGTTTTTGGCAGAACACTGTGCAGCAGTTGTTGCCGAGTTACTGGTCAGCCAAGGCTATGAGGTCTGGCTTTCTAGTTGTGCGGCACCAACACCGGCCTTTAGCTGGGCTGTCAAAGCGGAGCAGGCCATCGGTGGACTGGTGATTACAGCTAGCCATAATCCCGGCCTTTACGCCGGACTGAAGGTGAAGGGCGCTTTTGGTGGGTCAGTGTCAACACCTGTCACCCAAGCCATTGAAGCGCAGTTAGCTCAAGGGGAGCCGCCACCCGTGGGTGAGGCCAAAACAGACTATCAAGTCTTTGATCCGTGGCCCAGCTATTGTGCGGCGTTGCGCACTCATGTTGATCCCAGCCCCATTCGGGCGGCGATCGCCGGCGGTAAACTGCACGTCTGTACCGATGTTATGCATGGGGTCGCTGCCGGAGGACTAGAGCGACTGTTGGCTTGGCCCATAGAGGAGTTTCGACGGGAGCGCGACCCCCTCTTTGGCGGCGGCGCCCCTGAACCCATTGGCCGTTATTTAGCCGCTACCCAAGAACAACTGCGCCAACAAGGCAGTGCCACCCCTACAGTGTGTTTAGTCTTTGATGGCGATGCCGATCGCTTGGCGGTCATTGATGGTGAGGGGGTACTGTACACTGCCCAAGAAATGATTCCCATCTTGATTGACCATTTAGCACAGCACAGTCCCTATCGAGGGGCAGTGATTAAGTCTATCAGCTGTTCCGATCTGGTGGCACGAGTGGCAGCCCACCATGGCTTAGCGGTGATTGAAACACCCATTGGCTTCAAGTACATTGGCGATCGCCTACTGGCTGGGGAAGCTGTCCTCTTAGGCGGTGAAGAATCAGGGGGAATCGGCTATGGCCACCATCTCCCTGAGCGAGATGCCCTCCTGTCGGCACTGTACCTATTACAAGCCCTGGTGACCTCCGGCTTAAGCGTGGGGGAATACTATCAGCAGTTGCAGGTAACGACGAACTTTTACAGTGCCTATGATCGCGTTGATCTCACCCTTACGTCCGTGGCCCAGCGGCAAAAACTAGAAGCGCTCCTAGGGGAGCATCCCTTCACCCAGATTTTGGATAGTCCCGTGAGCCACTGGGACACCATTGACGGCTACAAGTTTCATCTGGCCGATGGCGGTTGGCTACTGATTCGCTTTAGTGGCACCGAACCTCTGCTGCGCCTCTACTGCCAAGGGAAAACACCTGAACAGGTACAGCGCATTCTACAATGGGCCAGTCAATGGGCAGTTGCAGTTGCTGGCTAATCGTTAAAAAACAATCAATATGGACAAAGCATCATGCCATTAGACCCATTCAGCCAAAATGCTGCTGCCACCAGCGCCCGTCCGCCCCTTTCCCTATCGACAAAACTTGCCTTTGGCGCCGGCGATCTTGGAACTGCCATCACTGCCAATTTACAGGTGTTTTTCCTGATGGTGTTCTTGACCAATGTGGCTGGACTCAATGCTGGCTTGGCGGGAAGCGTACTCATGATTGGCAAAATTTGGGATGCCATGAATGACCCGATCATCGGCTACCTGAGCGATCGCACCCCCGTGGGCAAGTGGGGACGCCGCCACCTCTGGATGATGGCAGCCGCGATTCCCTTTGGCTTGAGTTTTTTCTTGAACTGGTGGGTGCCGACAACGGATCAAGGGTTGCTTTTTGGCTACTACGTCCTCATTGGCCTATTGTTTAACACGTTTTACACCGCGGTAAACCTGCCCTACACCGCCCTGACCCCAGAACTCACTGAAGATTACAACGAACGCACCAGTCTCAATAGTTTTCGCTTTGCCTTTTCCATTGGGGGCAGCATTGGCTCCTTACTCCTTGCTCAGGTCGTTTTCCAGAACATTCCCGATCCCCAAGCCCAGTACTTGATCCTCGGGGGCATTGCCGCCGTCTTGTCCGTTTTGCCCATCTATTGGTGCGTCTGGGGAACACGGCAGCGGGTGCAGGCGTTTGAACGCCGTATCCCCACGCCTGAGCAGCGCCATTTACCGCTGAAGACGCAACTGCGGCTGGTGTTTAGCAATCGTCCCTTTCTTTATGTGATGGGAATCTACCTGTGTTCTTGGCTGGCGGTGCAAATTACTGCCTCGCTGATTCCCTTTTTTATTGGCGATTGGTTGCAAATGTCCGCCGCTGCCTATACCCAAGTGGCGCTGACGGTTCAAGGAACCGCTATGATCATGCTCTTTGTCTGGAGTGCTGTGAGTCGTCGCCTGGGCAAGAAGGCGGTGTACTTCATGGGGATGAGCCTGTGGATCATTGCCCAGGCTGGTCTCTTTTTGTTGCAACCAGGACAGACAGCGCTGGTATATATCTGTGCAATTCTGGCGGGCTTTGGGGTTGCGACCGCTTATCTTATCCCTTGGTCAATGATTCCCGATGTGATTGATCTAGATGAACTCCAGAGTGGTCAGCGGCGGGAGGGGATCTTTTATGCCTTTATGGTGCTGCTGCAAAAAATTGGTCTTGCCCTCGGTCTGTTCTTAGTGGGTCAGGCTTTGCAGGGGGCGGGTTACATTTCTACTGTCGCCGGGGCGCCAGCGCCGGTGCAACCGCCGTCGGCACTTTTAGCAATTCGCATTGCCATTGGACCTTTGCCAACGTTTTTTCTCATTGTGGGGATGATTTTGGCCTATCTCTATCCCATTACCCACGCTGTCCACCAAGGGATTCTTTTGCAGTTGCACGCCAAACGCCAAGGAGAGACTGAGGCATGAAGGGTTGGTCTGTGGGCGATCGCACCTTTGTGTGGGGAGAGCGCACCTACATTATGGGCATCTTGAATATCACCCCCGACAGTTTTAGCGATGGTGGTGACTTTTTTAATCCTGCCAGTGCCGTTGCCCATGCCCTAGACATGGTTGCCGCCGGCGTTGATGTTATTGATGTAGGGGGGGAGTCCACCCGTCCGGGAGCTAGTGAAGTGCCCATTAGCGCTGAGTTGGCTCGGGTATTGCCCGTAATCGAGGGCATCCGTCAGCAGTCCCAGATTCCCATTTCCATTGATACCACCCATGCGGTGGTTGCCCAGGCAGCGGTGGCAGCCGGTGCCAATATTGTTAACGATGTTTCAGGGGGGCAGGCGGATCCTGAGATGTTTGCCACGGTAGCGGCATTGGGGGTGCCCTATATCCTCATGCATCGGCGGGGAACCCCAGCCACCATGCAGCAATTAACTGACTACGAGGATTTGATCGGCGATTTGCTGCGCTATTTTCAGGAACAAACCCAGCGGGCGATCGCCAGCGGCATTCCCCCAGAACACCTGATGATTGACCCAGGTCTTGGCTTTGCCAAGACTACCCCCCAAAATCTCACCCTTTTGCGAGAACTGCGGCAATTTCAAAGTCTCGGCTATCCCCTCCTGCTCGGTCCATCGCGCAAACGCTTTATTGGCGATGTCCTAAACCTGCCCCATCCTAAAGACCGAGTTTGGGGTACCGCAGCGGTCTGTTGCCATGCCATTGCCCAGGGGGTGGACATGGTGCGCGTCCATGATGTGGCAGCCATGGTGCAGGTGTGTCGGATGGCCGATGTCCTCTGGCGATCGCCCTAGGGGCAATGACCTCGCCCCGGCGCTGGCACACACAACTCCCATTCCGCATTGAAAGGTTCATAACCGAGAGCAACTCCCGCTTGTTCTGCTTGGTGGCGCACCTCCTCAAAGCAGTCAAAGCCATCGGGACGCACGGCAATAATAACGTACTCGCGATCGCGCTGGCGACCTAGATTAGCCAACAAAATCGCCAAGGTGGAGGTGGGCTTGTCAAGGTCTGCTTTGGGCACAAGCACTTTTTGGGGATAAATGATTGCTCCCTCGCGACGGCACTCTAGATAGCGGGGGGTTCGCCCGTGATTTTGGGCATTTTCCCGCGCCAAGATTTGCACATTGGTGCGTTCTCGGCCAAGGCTACTGGCACTGATGACCACCACTAATAGGATCAGGGTGCCAATGGTACAGGCCAAGATCGAGAGGAAGGGAAATAAGTCCAGTTGCAAAGGGTGGGATTGACGCCGCCGCACAGCCTGATGCCTTACATGATTTTGGGCACGCGGAAAAAGTCATCCTCGCGATCCGGGGCGATCGCTAGCAAGTCCTCCCGATTTGGCCAAGGTTCCAACACGTCAGGACGGGTTACATTACTCACCTCAATGGCTCGCGTTGTCGGCGGCACCTCTGTAACATCCAGCTCACTCAGTTGATTGACATAGTCGAGGATGCTATCTAGTTGCTGGGTCAGTGCTTCAATTTCACTTTCATCAATGGCAAGGCGAGCTAAATGAGCCACCTTGCGCACATCTTCTGCAGTAATGACTTTGGTTGCCATTCGTGCTCCCTTAGAAATTGGCGAGAAGTTTTTAGAAATACACATCAATATTGGAGCGGCCAGTGGTTTTCAGCCAGTTCTGCGCCTCAATATAGTTATTGGGGGCCAGTTGAATTGCCCGTTTCCAGTAGTCTGCCGCACGATCAAAGAGCTGTTCGGCCTCCTCGGCGCGCTGCTGCTCTTGTGCCTGAGTCCCCAAGTAGTGGTAGATCACGGCAATATTGTTGAGGGCTTGGGGCATGCGGGGATTGAGTTCAAGGGCTTGGTGGTAGTACTCTAGCGCTTTTTCATGCTCGCCATTGCTGGCATGGATCAAGCCAATATTGTAGAGAATGTAGCTGCAATCGGTGGGGTCTTCCTCTAGTTCTAGGGCTGCCTGGTAGTTCTCCAGCGCCTCTGCATATTCCCCATCCGCTTGGGCAGACATGCCATCGCGATAATAGGCAAAGGCAGTTTTTGACTGCGAACTGGTGGGCAAGACCTTGAGAATGAGGTCAGCCATGACCGTAAAGGTTTTGTCAATAAAATTGTCGTTCCGTTGCGATCGCGGCATAGGGCTTCCTTAGAACGGCCTCTTGCCTAGTGTATCAAAAGCACCACCAGCAATCGCCCCCCTAGCCAATGCCTAAGATTTGTAGCGTTCCGCCAAGAAGCTCCTAAGGCAGCCCTAAGATCGTCCTAGTGGCCCTCCGTGCCGTGATACTCACCAGCTTTGGGAGTTTAAGATTTATGATTGAAAATATTCTATTGGCAGACTCAGGAACTGGACAATCCGAACAAATGCTCAAGTCGCTGATGGAGTTGCCAGCGATTCAACGGGCTGCCATCACCGTTTTGCACGTGATTCCACCGAAAATTACTGCCGAGGAGATGGCCGAACAACGTCAAGCAGGTGCCAAACTCCTAGCGGAAGCTGTGGCCCGACTGCACCTTGACCCCGTCATTAGTGTCAATACGATGCTGCGGGAGGGCGATCCCAAAGATACGGTGCTCCACGTGGCCGATGAAATCAATGCCGACTTGATCATTATGGGATCGCGGGGACTGAAGCGCCTGCAATCCATTCTCGAAAACTCCGTTAGCCAGTATGTGTTTCAACTGTCTTCGCGGCCGATGCTCCTAGTGCGCGATGACATCTACGTCAAGAAAATCAACCGCATCATGGTGGCACTCAATAATTCTGCTGCCGCCAAAGCCTCCTTGGACTTAGCAGTGCGCCTAATGGAGGGGGTCAAGGGCGGCAAACTCATTGTTGCCCACGTCAATCCTGACCTCAAGGGTCACGCCGATACCCCTAGCACTGCTGCCGAAAAAGACCCGCTTCTTGCCGAAGCTGCAACGGTGGCTAAGCAGCGGGGGGTGGAATACCAGTGTGTTCTGACCACCGGCAAACCCGGGGAAGAAATCTGCCGCATTGCGGCCGATACCAATGCCGATCTCCTGGTTCTGGGTTCCCCGGATCGGCGGCCCTCGATCGCCCGCAGTCTACCCGACTTGGATCGCCTTTTGGGCACTTCCCTGTCTGACTATGTCCGGGTCTATGCCGAGTGTCCCGTGCTCTTTGTGCGACAATCGGAGGCGTAGACTGGTCTAGCGGCGGTGACCTTTTTCGATGATTGGCGCTGGCAGAGCGATCGCCAGTGGCAACAACTGCGTGAAGCCCTTGAGTACACCTTTGTCCAACTCTTTCGCCAGCAAATGGAGCCATTTTGGCAAGACCACCCCTCCCTAGGGGCATGGCTACGCTGGCTCCTTCAGGGGGTCTTGCTTATTGGCCTTAGCGTAGGCCTCTATTCCCTAGGACGCCGCCTCTGGCGATGGTGGCAACGGCGATCGCGATCCTCCTCACCAACAGCAATTTCTACCCTTGGGGAGCGACCCAGACCGGTGCGGGAATGGCTGGAACTTGCCCAAAACCTACAATTGGCGGGGGACTATAGCGGGGCCTGCCGTGCCTTTTATATGGCCTTGCTGTATCGGTTGCAGGAGGCAGGCTGGCTGCGGTTTCAGACCCACTGGACCAATGGCGACTACCTGGGGGAATTGGAACGGCTCTTTCAACTGGGGGAGCGATCGCCAACTGTAGGGCAGAGTATCCAGCATCTCTTTCAAGCTCACAGTCGCAGTTACTATGGCGCCGAGCCAGGGATGCCCAAACCCTAGCCAGCTGTCAAGCGGCGTATATTTTCAATTGCTGAGGTGGCTAGAGCAGGCCGCTAATGTCCTACAGACTCTGAAAGACTCTGAAAACGGCCGTTTGATTACCTAGCCCTTTGGCTTTGTCTTCACAGACACTGGCCCATAGACAAGGGTTTGACAAGCCAAACGATAATTTTCGGGCTTACGGCGGAGCTTGCGCTCTTCCACAGGGGTGCGGGGCGAGAGGTTTTCCATGCCTTCGACAATCTCAACAATACAGGTGCCACACTGGCCATAGCCCCCACAATTAAAGAGCTTGCCCTTCAGGGTATAGAGGTCAACCCCCGTTTCCATTGCTTTTATGCGCAGATTCGCACCATCAGCAGCAACAATTTCCTTGTTTTCGTTAACAAACTTAATATTTGTGGCCACGAATTCAGCTTTGCTTGCCATAGGAACCTAGGCTAGTTACCATTCTTAATACATTCTCATTTTGGCAGAAAAACTGCCCAACCGTAGCTGAAGTTACGGGTAAATTGGCCGTTAAACTCTTAGTAGGGAAGCGGTTGTTACCGTGATCCGGCTGCTTAATAAAATTTGTTCATGCAAACGCTAAATTTTTGTATAGGAGGAGCGTAGTCAATGGGACTACCCTGGTACCGAGTCCACACTGTCCTGATCAATGATCCAGGGCGGTTGATTGCGGCCCACCTGATGCACACGGCATTGGTCGCCGGTTGGGCAGGGTCGATGGCTCTTTATGAGCTCGCTATTTTTGATCCCAGTGATCCCGTTCTCAACCCCATGTGGCGGCAGGGAATGTTTGTGCTGCCCTTTATGGCACGGTTGGGGGTCACGGGGTCTTGGAGCGGTTGGAGCATTACTGGCGAAACGGGGATTGACCCCGGTTTCTGGAGCTTTGAGGGGGTTGCCCTAGCCCACATCGTCCTGTCGGGTTTGTTATTCTTGGCGGCCTGTTGGCACTGGGTCTATTGGGATCTCGAACTCTTTCGTGATCCTCGCACCGGTGAGCCTGCCCTCGATTTGCCGAAAATGTTCGGGATTCACCTGTTCCTTGCTGGTCTGCTGTGCTTTAGCTTTGGCGCCTTTCACCTCACGGGTCTCTTTGGCCCTGGGATGTGGGTTTCTGACCCCTATGGCTTGACGGGCAGCGTCCAGCCGGTTGCCCCCGAATGGGGACCCGATGGCTTTAACCCCTACAATCCCGGTGGTGTTGTGGCTCACCATATCGCCGCAGGCATTGTCGGTATTATTGCTGGCCTCTTTCACATACTGGTGCGTCCACCCCAGCGGCTTTACAAAGCTCTGCGCATGGGGAATATCGAAACCGTCCTCTCCAGCAGTATTGCGGCCGTCTTCTTTGCCGCCTTTGTCGTTGCTGGCACAATGTGGTATGGCAGTGCCACCACGCCCATTGAACTCTTTGGGCCGACTCGCTATCAGTGGGACAGTAGCTACTTCCAACAGGAAATTAACCGGCGCGTGCAGGCCTCTCTCGCCAGTGGCGCCACTCTGGAAGAAGCTTGGTCGGCTATTCCAGAGAAACTGGCCTTCTACGATTACATTGGCAATAACCCCGCTAAAGGTGGTCTCTTCCGTACTGGCCCGATGAATAAAGGGGATGGAATTGCCCAAGCTTGGAAAGGCCATGCCGTCTTCCGCAACAAAGAGGGTGAAGAACTCTT encodes:
- the cofG gene encoding 7,8-didemethyl-8-hydroxy-5-deazariboflavin synthase subunit CofG, with amino-acid sequence MSECSKHRRITYSPAFTLVPTYECFNRCTYCNFRQDLGTSGWLSLETAAEQLRALSSRQVREILILSGEVAPNSPQRSQWLGRLYDLAALALDQGFLPHTNAGPLSRTEMAYLKGVNVSMGLMLEQLTPKLLDTVHRHAPSKDPQIRLHQLEQAGELGIPFTTGLLLGIGETPADWAATLTTIAECHRRWGHIQEVILQPHSPGQHQTERLPRFDLNQLPQVVQWARSLLPEDITIQIPANLVTDPQVLRACLEAGARDLGGIVPFDHVNPDYPHPDLAALREQLDRWGWELVPRLPVYPQFLDWLPPPLQEKVKAVPV
- a CDS encoding ferredoxin-thioredoxin reductase variable chain; protein product: MSVMEQPALSVGLRVRVKTPTIIYHHPNHRNKPFDIQGMEGEICAILSDWQGRPISPNYPIQVQFSPKFIAHLHPDELEVI
- a CDS encoding CHAD domain-containing protein, giving the protein METLGHVAYAAFEKYYRKISKHEPGVIRDRDVEAIHQMRVGLRRLRTALEVFCNTVRLPKGVSIQRVRAIAGSLSPVRDLDVMMLALKEQYYPHLPRCEQQQLAKLIKKLEKQRAELLQKALQLLRSDRYRKLQQGLEEWLAAPQYREIADLPTELIAPDILLPLVCQLLLHPGWQVAIEWQGDRPLFLAVSNPPQWLQTAGDVLHDLRKQTKRVRYQMELFSSVYGDAFSEQVAAFAQLQELLGTLHDGVVLDDFFRTQLGLNLRQASPCLAEMIALEQTRQWQTWRCLQQEYLSPEKRHQVRSLLLMPLTTMSANGHSFAHPLISSAN
- a CDS encoding superoxide dismutase translates to MAFVQEPLPFDPGALEPYGMSAKTLEFHYGKHHKGYVDNLNKLTQDTELADKSLEDVIRMTYGDAAKVGIFNNAAQVWNHTFFWNSLKPGGGGAPTGDVAARINSAFGSYDEFKSQFKNAAATQFGSGWAWLVLEAGTLKVTKTPNAENPLVHGQVPLLTIDVWEHAYYLDYQNRRPDFIDNFLNQLVNWDFVAKNLAAA
- a CDS encoding phosphoglucomutase/phosphomannomutase family protein, whose protein sequence is MVGSVLRLDQVLIPEDAPIRFGTDGWRGIIGAEFTFNRLLRAAKAAAAVLYQTYGDGRTPRIIVGYDRRFLAEHCAAVVAELLVSQGYEVWLSSCAAPTPAFSWAVKAEQAIGGLVITASHNPGLYAGLKVKGAFGGSVSTPVTQAIEAQLAQGEPPPVGEAKTDYQVFDPWPSYCAALRTHVDPSPIRAAIAGGKLHVCTDVMHGVAAGGLERLLAWPIEEFRRERDPLFGGGAPEPIGRYLAATQEQLRQQGSATPTVCLVFDGDADRLAVIDGEGVLYTAQEMIPILIDHLAQHSPYRGAVIKSISCSDLVARVAAHHGLAVIETPIGFKYIGDRLLAGEAVLLGGEESGGIGYGHHLPERDALLSALYLLQALVTSGLSVGEYYQQLQVTTNFYSAYDRVDLTLTSVAQRQKLEALLGEHPFTQILDSPVSHWDTIDGYKFHLADGGWLLIRFSGTEPLLRLYCQGKTPEQVQRILQWASQWAVAVAG
- a CDS encoding MFS transporter, whose product is MPLDPFSQNAAATSARPPLSLSTKLAFGAGDLGTAITANLQVFFLMVFLTNVAGLNAGLAGSVLMIGKIWDAMNDPIIGYLSDRTPVGKWGRRHLWMMAAAIPFGLSFFLNWWVPTTDQGLLFGYYVLIGLLFNTFYTAVNLPYTALTPELTEDYNERTSLNSFRFAFSIGGSIGSLLLAQVVFQNIPDPQAQYLILGGIAAVLSVLPIYWCVWGTRQRVQAFERRIPTPEQRHLPLKTQLRLVFSNRPFLYVMGIYLCSWLAVQITASLIPFFIGDWLQMSAAAYTQVALTVQGTAMIMLFVWSAVSRRLGKKAVYFMGMSLWIIAQAGLFLLQPGQTALVYICAILAGFGVATAYLIPWSMIPDVIDLDELQSGQRREGIFYAFMVLLQKIGLALGLFLVGQALQGAGYISTVAGAPAPVQPPSALLAIRIAIGPLPTFFLIVGMILAYLYPITHAVHQGILLQLHAKRQGETEA
- the folP gene encoding dihydropteroate synthase → MKGWSVGDRTFVWGERTYIMGILNITPDSFSDGGDFFNPASAVAHALDMVAAGVDVIDVGGESTRPGASEVPISAELARVLPVIEGIRQQSQIPISIDTTHAVVAQAAVAAGANIVNDVSGGQADPEMFATVAALGVPYILMHRRGTPATMQQLTDYEDLIGDLLRYFQEQTQRAIASGIPPEHLMIDPGLGFAKTTPQNLTLLRELRQFQSLGYPLLLGPSRKRFIGDVLNLPHPKDRVWGTAAVCCHAIAQGVDMVRVHDVAAMVQVCRMADVLWRSP
- the gatC gene encoding Asp-tRNA(Asn)/Glu-tRNA(Gln) amidotransferase subunit GatC gives rise to the protein MATKVITAEDVRKVAHLARLAIDESEIEALTQQLDSILDYVNQLSELDVTEVPPTTRAIEVSNVTRPDVLEPWPNREDLLAIAPDREDDFFRVPKIM
- a CDS encoding photosystem I assembly protein Ycf3, giving the protein MPRSQRNDNFIDKTFTVMADLILKVLPTSSQSKTAFAYYRDGMSAQADGEYAEALENYQAALELEEDPTDCSYILYNIGLIHASNGEHEKALEYYHQALELNPRMPQALNNIAVIYHYLGTQAQEQQRAEEAEQLFDRAADYWKRAIQLAPNNYIEAQNWLKTTGRSNIDVYF
- a CDS encoding universal stress protein, which produces MIENILLADSGTGQSEQMLKSLMELPAIQRAAITVLHVIPPKITAEEMAEQRQAGAKLLAEAVARLHLDPVISVNTMLREGDPKDTVLHVADEINADLIIMGSRGLKRLQSILENSVSQYVFQLSSRPMLLVRDDIYVKKINRIMVALNNSAAAKASLDLAVRLMEGVKGGKLIVAHVNPDLKGHADTPSTAAEKDPLLAEAATVAKQRGVEYQCVLTTGKPGEEICRIAADTNADLLVLGSPDRRPSIARSLPDLDRLLGTSLSDYVRVYAECPVLFVRQSEA
- a CDS encoding DUF4129 domain-containing protein yields the protein MTFFDDWRWQSDRQWQQLREALEYTFVQLFRQQMEPFWQDHPSLGAWLRWLLQGVLLIGLSVGLYSLGRRLWRWWQRRSRSSSPTAISTLGERPRPVREWLELAQNLQLAGDYSGACRAFYMALLYRLQEAGWLRFQTHWTNGDYLGELERLFQLGERSPTVGQSIQHLFQAHSRSYYGAEPGMPKP
- a CDS encoding 2Fe-2S iron-sulfur cluster-binding protein, which encodes MASKAEFVATNIKFVNENKEIVAADGANLRIKAMETGVDLYTLKGKLFNCGGYGQCGTCIVEIVEGMENLSPRTPVEERKLRRKPENYRLACQTLVYGPVSVKTKPKG